In Candidatus Lokiarchaeota archaeon, one DNA window encodes the following:
- a CDS encoding GNAT family N-acetyltransferase, with the protein MPFIREVAEQDLEVIKEIETACFPAPWDPEIFDILARWEGTIPLKDGRILHMKIIENDGQLCGYAVWEEIKEGAEGHLMNIAISEEKRQQGYGKMLLEHVFKSLRIGGLNECWLEVREGNKEARSLYESMGMSPNDRIPKYYDGEDAIIYRIKL; encoded by the coding sequence ATGCCATTCATCAGGGAAGTAGCAGAGCAAGATTTGGAAGTCATTAAGGAAATTGAAACAGCGTGTTTTCCAGCTCCCTGGGACCCCGAGATATTCGATATCTTGGCACGGTGGGAAGGCACTATTCCCCTGAAAGATGGACGAATACTCCATATGAAAATCATCGAGAATGATGGCCAATTGTGCGGTTATGCAGTGTGGGAAGAGATTAAGGAGGGTGCTGAAGGCCATCTCATGAATATTGCAATTTCTGAAGAGAAACGGCAGCAAGGATACGGGAAAATGCTTCTAGAGCATGTATTCAAATCACTCCGTATCGGTGGGCTTAACGAATGCTGGCTTGAAGTCAGAGAGGGAAACAAGGAAGCCAGATCCCTTTATGAAAGCATGGGGATGAGCCCAAACGATCGTATCCCCAAATATTACGATGGTGAAGATGCCATCATCTATCGCATAAAGCTATGA
- a CDS encoding DUF59 domain-containing protein gives MKVTVTKQEVFQALEPVKDPEHPISITDERMSIVKEEYIEVEDDEIRVEFKPTVPYCPMGGLIGVLIRKRLEDVYPEKDISVRLLPGSHSQESAVNEMVSNDQKYENVLEQMKNRGMI, from the coding sequence ATAAAAGTGACTGTCACAAAGCAAGAAGTATTCCAAGCGCTGGAACCAGTGAAGGATCCAGAGCATCCCATTTCCATAACAGACGAAAGAATGAGTATAGTCAAAGAAGAGTACATTGAAGTTGAAGATGACGAAATCAGAGTGGAATTCAAACCAACTGTACCCTATTGCCCGATGGGTGGACTAATCGGTGTTCTTATTCGCAAAAGACTTGAAGACGTCTATCCCGAAAAAGACATCAGTGTTAGGCTTCTACCTGGCTCCCATTCTCAAGAATCAGCAGTTAACGAAATGGTCAGCAATGATCAGAAGTATGAGAATGTCCTCGAACAGATGAAAAATAGAGGAATGATTTAG